The nucleotide window GACGCCAAACTGGGCTTGCCGATTGAACTGGTCGAAATCGAAGACGGCGTACGGGTCGGCCTGACTGAGTGGCGCGACTTGCGTCTGAACGTCGGCTTGACCGAAGACATGTTCCGTCCGTGATGGGCTGTCGAGGCGGACGCGCCGCCGTGCCTTGTTCATACGCCCATCCCCAGCGACCAAGCGGCAAGTTGGAGCTTACCGCCAAGGGTTTTCATAGCTTCCTCAACGGCGCTGTGCTCCGAGCCGCTATGCATCTTGCAGTTGACGCAGCGCGGGTCTTGCCGACTTTCCCAGTAGCCCCAATCCACCGCGTTCCAAAACGTTTCGAAGTCCTGAAAGTAGCCCTCGCCTTCGATGAGGTAGCAGGGCGCTTTCCAACCTTTCGGCGTGTAGTTGACAGTTGACCACGGCGCACAGGGCAGTTCAATCAAACCGGCGGCGAAGTCAAGGAACTTGGGCGTGGCGTTGATTTTGTACTTTTTGGCGAACGCGCGGATGGCGCGAAACTTCTCGTGGATTTGCTCACGGTTGAGGAAAATGTCATTTTTGACGCTTTGGTACTCATAGCCAGGCGAAATCAGGATGCCGTTTACGCCAAGCTCGTCCACCAGCCGACAGAGCTGTTCCACTTCCTCAACCTTGGTTTCCCGGAAGACGGTCGTGTTGAGATAGACGTTATAGCCCAGTTTCTTGGCTTTTTTGATGGCGTCAATCACCTTGTCGAAGACGCCCACGCGGTTGGTGACGTAGTCATGCGTTTCGCGCATGCCGTCCAGATGAATCATCAGCAGCAGGCGGTGGGTAGGCGGTACGACGCCGAAAAGCTTTTCTTCCAGCTTGAGTGCGTTCGTGCAGAAGATGACGTGCTTATCGCGGGCGAAAAGACCTTCGAGCAGTTCCTTAAGTTCGGGGTAGAGGCAGGGTTCGCCGCCGCAGATGTTGACAATCGGGGCACCGCAGGCGTCCACGGCTTCAAAGCACTTTTCCGGCGGCAGGCGGTCGGAGAGTTTGCCGGTGTACCGCTCGGTCGAGCAGCCCAGACACGCCAAGTTGCACGTGTAGAGTGGCTCCAACATCAGCACGGTCGGGTATCGCTTCCGACCAAGGCGCTCCATCTTGGCGCGGTGGCGGGCTTGGGCGAGGGTGAATCGAAGGGGGAACCGCATAACGAAGGTTTTAGTCCAAAGCGGCGCGGGCGCAGTCCGCATCAGCTGTGTTTTCTGTAAAGTTGTTCAAGGTCGCCGTAGGTATCACAGGTGACAATCAGCCGACAACGATGGCTGCCGTCACGCCGACGGTCGCGGCCGTTCCCGAATAATCTGACCCAAGGCTGGACGGCAATCCCGTTGTGGGGAAGCACCCAACCAAACCGCCATTGAACCCGTTGTGTTCGCCGTGTCTCTGATGTCTTTCACCCGCGCCGCCGGAGATGTCACAGCCCCCGGCGTCCCGAACGCCGCAGAATCGCCACGACCTCGCGCCCGCCGAAGGCGGTTTCGGCGACCGCCAAGGTGACGAACTGAAAGCCGTCGCGCCCGGCTTCGTTCAGCTCCTTTTGCATCGTGGATGTCCGCGACGTGGCCAGCAGCTTGTATTCAACCGGGATGACGCCGCCCGACTTTGGACGCTCCAAAATCACCACCAGTTCTTTGCCGCCGAAGGTGGTCTCAAAAATCGTTTTGCCGCAAATCTCGAAGCCGCTCCGCCCGGCCTCGCGCAGTTCTCGTTCCATCGTGGAGGTTTTGTTGGTCGCCAACAGCCGATACTCGTACTGGGCGTCGTCCGCTCCGGTACGCGACATCACCACGACGCACTCATTGCCGCCAAAAGCCGTCTCACCACCCATGACGCCTTCAAAGCGAAAGCCTTCCCGAGCGTACTGATTGAGTTCCCTCTCCATCGTCGAGGTTTTTGTCGTCGCTAAAAGCCGGTACTCGATACGTTGTTGAGATGTACGTTGTCTTCCAATCTCGATTTCCTGAGCCGCGACGGCGTCGCCCATAACTGAACCCAGCAAACCGATGAAAAGCAGGATTCGCAGTTTCAAAACCATAGAGGTCTTCTCCGAATCGTTTTGGTTTCGTTGACGTTTTGTTGCTTCCTATGCGCGGACAACCGTCACGCGGCGCCCGCCGGGCGTCGTCGCCGCATACGCCCGCGTCCGCTCCGCCACCGGCGGCTGTCCCCGCCGCTGGTCAAAAATCACCAGCCACCCCACCGCCTGCTCCCCTAGCCCCGCCAGATAAGCCTCCAACTGCTCCAGCCCTTCCTTCTCAGGGTCCGCCTCCCCGTCACGCCACACTTTCAACGCCATCCCCACCGTCACCTCCCCGTACGCCAAACACACATCCATCCGCCGCGTCCCCACCGCATACTCCCGCGTCACCCGCCCGCCCCCGTTCTCCACCCGCTGCAGGTACGCCATCAGCACGATGTGCGGCGCAATCTCCGGATACGATGCGCTCCGCAACAACGGCTTCCCGTGCCGCCACCAAAAACTCAAAAACCTTTCCAACAGCCGCTCCGGCACCAACTGCCCCGCCTCATTCAACCACGTCGCCGGAATATGCGGCAAAAACGCCCGCGTCGGAAACACCAGCATCCGCGCGATGACTTCCCGGTACATCGGGTTGGCGACTTCCAGCCCGCCGGCGGGCGACAGCCGGCACAGCCCCAAGTCCAGCACATACCGCCGGTCGTCGTCCGACACGTCCGCCAACAGTTCGCCGGCCAGCATCGGCGCGATGATATCCCGGACACGCTGCTCATTGAGCCGCTCGGCCAGACTGTCGAGGTGCGTGTCGCGCCGGTCAATCAGCGCCCACTTGGCTTCTTCAATGTGGTCGCGGGTGATGGGCTGGGAAGGGTCGGGTTGAATGAACTCGGTCGCCTGCCGCGCCAGCGCGTTGACCAGCCACGGCTGCCCGTGGGTGAGTTCGTAGGCGTAGGCGACGGCTTCATCCGTGAAAACCTGCCCGGTTTCAGCCGTGTGCTGCCGGTACAGCGCGGCGACTTCATCAAAGGTGAAATCGCCCAAGGTGAGGGCGTCCATTTTGTTGAAGGGACTGGCGGTGTGCAGCCGGTCACTGCCGCCGGAGGCGACTTTGTAGTCGCGCACGTCGCGCAGCCCAATCAACGCCAACGACCACGGAAAACTCTGCGGACGACTCGGATACCCAGCTCGCAACTGCCGCAACACCGACACCAAAGCATTATCCTGCAGGGCGTCAATCTCGTCTAAAAATGCCACCACTGGTCGCCCGGCGCTGCGCGCCCACTGCGCCAAGGCTTCCGACAGCGAAAGATCAGGCACGCCCGTCGTTTCAGCCCACGCCGGCCGCTGCTCCGGCGGCAGTTGCGCCGCCAGCGCAATGCGCCACGCACGGATGATTTCTTGCTCCGCCGTGCGCGGGTCGTCCGTGAACGGCGCGCCGGTTTCCAGCGACAGCAGCGCCGCCGTGTATCGCCCTTCCGCCGTCAACTGCTGCGCCAGGGTCAGCATCAGCGTCGTTTTCCCCACTTGACGCGGCGCGTGCAGGACAAAGTACGCCTGCTGGTCTATCAACCGGCGCACCCCCGGCAGACGCTCCACCGGCGACAGCATGTAGTGAATGTCCGGCCGACACGGCCCAGCGGTGTTGAAATAACGCATACCGACCACCTCTTTACTGAATCGAGAGGCTGGTGCGCTCAATGAATGGGCGCGCCTGCACGATGTACAGCCGTCCTTGGTAGGTCAACCATTCAATGTCCTGTTTGCCGCCGAACAACCGCTCAATCGCCAAGGCGACCTGCCCCAAGCGCCGAATCATCGCCGCCGACAGCACTGGCTGGTTAGGCGCGCCTGCCACTTCCTTCACCCCACCTTTTACGTCAAAGGTCAATATGGTTTCGTCGTCGGCGCGGGTCAAAATGAGCGCCGTGTCGCTTTGTGGGCGGTAGATAATCTGCTCCGGCACGCGCCGCCCCTCTACGACCCGCAGCCCCAACCCACGTTTGGCGTTGATGTAGATGCCTTCCGTGTCCCGTCGGTCAAAGGGGTTGGTGGTGACCAGGACGCCGGCGCTGTCGGCGTTGACGCCCTCTTGAATGAGAACCGCCGGATATACCGCCAGATGGTCAATGCGCGCCGCTTCGCGGGCTTCAAACGCTTCAAAGTTCCAGATTGAAGCCCAGACGGTTTTGATGGCTGTGATAAGCGCCTCGTCGCCGACGACATTCGGCACGGTGGTGTATAGCCCTGCGCCGCTGAAGTCCGGCAGGTCTTCGGCGTTGGTTGAACTGCGGACGAAGAGCCCCTTGCCTCGGTACTCACGCCGCACCTTGGCTAAAATCGCCCGGCGCAACGCCGGGTCGAACGGCGCGGCGACGATGAACGCGCGCAGCTTGGCGAGTTCAACCTGTCGCGTCTGGGGGTCGTGGTGAAATCGGTCGTCGTTGAGCAGCGCCAGAACGCGCGCTTCGACGCCGTGGCGGTCGGCGAACGCCTTGTAGTGGGCGAATGGGATTGTAAAACCGGGCGGCACGATCACGTCGGGAATTCGTGCCTGCGCGACTTCACCGAGATTCGCCGACTTTGCGCCGAATCGAACAACATCCTGCGCCCGCTGGCGGTGGAGATCGGTGAGCGCACGCCACCGCAAATCGGCGCGCGGCAAACGCAGCTCACGGCTCAGTGCGCGTTCGCGTTCGGATTCGACGATTTGCTCAGCCGGCTCAACCGTTACGCCATCTTCGGTGACGACCAGCGTCACCCAGCGATCCACCAGACTGCGAAAGCGCGCGTCGGCGTCCTTGACGTAGGCGTTTGGTATGCCCCAGCCCTTCGCTAAGAGGTTCAGGTGCGACAGCGGTGCGCCCGGTTGGGTGACAAGAATGCCGCGCAGCGGCGTCGTGGAAAGCGGCGTTTCCTTGAAAATCACGATGTCTTCGCGCTCGAAAGGCTGCGGCGGCGGCAGTCGTTCAACGAGGCGCAGCACGCCCGTTGCGCGTCCGGTGTTGAGCGCCAGAAAGGTCGTCTCCGGGAGGGTTTCATCCGCCCGCACGCTCGGCACGGTGGGAAGCTGGGCTGCGATTTCCTCGTGTCGGCGGGCGTTGGCTTTGAAGGTCAACGGCGCGAAGAAGGTTTGCGTTAGTCGCTCATGAGCGTAAGCCACCAACGTTGGGGTCAGAAGGTCGCCCTCCCAGAACTCGTAGGTGAACCGCGCGAGACGGGGTTGAAACGCGACGGTTCCAAGCAGAAACCGGCGCTGTTCATTGGTGTAGTTTTTGCGCAAAAACACATCGCCGGCGTCGAGCGTCAGGTAGGTCGCCCGTGCGAAATCGCTGTGAAAGCGAAACCGCCGCGAGTTGGCGTAGTACACGCGCCCGTCGGCACGGTCAATGATGAACATGACGCTTGGCGTCGCGGCTTGTTTGCCCTGAACGGTCGTACGGGCGAGCCGGTCGAAGTCGGCGCGTGTCATGTGCGCGACGAAATCCGGCGCGGTGGGGTCGTCCGGCGGCGACTGCGCGCCAATCTTCGACATCGGCGCGGAGCAGCACAAGGCAAATAAAATGAAAAACAAGGCAAAGCGGCGCATGGCGCAAGGCGTTTCAGTCGCTAACTTTTGGGGCGAAAAACCTGTACGCGCTCAGGGTTACCGGTGAGGTAAGGGCCACCGATGAGGTCAATACAGTACGGTATCGCTGGAAAAACTGCCTCCAAGCATTCCCGAATCGACTTGGGCTTGCCGGGCAAGTTGACAATCAAACAGCGTCCGCGGATACCCGCCGTTTGCCGCGACAGAATTGCTGTCGGCACATACTTCAACGACACGGCACGCATCAGCTCTCCAAAGCCCGGCAGTAACTTTTCACAGACGGCTTCCGTCGCTTCAGGCGTTACATCGCGCGGCGCTGGTCCTGTCCCGCCGGTCGTCACAACAAGGCAACAGCCCTCATCGTCGGCCAGACGGCGCAGCTCCGCTTCAATCAGAGGTTGTTCGTCAGGAACAAGCCGGGTAATGGGCGTCCAATCGTCGGCGATGAACTCGCGTAGGACGGCGACAATTGCCGGTCCTGATTCATCAGCATAAACGCCTCGGCTGGCGCGGTCGGAAACGGTCAGGATGCCGATCTTGATGTTTGATGACGACATACAAACCTAGCAGGATTCAGCGGCGGCTTTGACCGGCCGAAAGGATGCCTTAGACTGTCCGAACTTATTTCAGCTTTCGATTAGGGATTCTGCCATGCCAAGCCTGTTTCGTACTACGTATGCCACGTTCTGGGTCGTGTTGCTTCTGGTTGG belongs to Chloracidobacterium sp. and includes:
- a CDS encoding PEP/pyruvate-binding domain-containing protein; translated protein: MSKIGAQSPPDDPTAPDFVAHMTRADFDRLARTTVQGKQAATPSVMFIIDRADGRVYYANSRRFRFHSDFARATYLTLDAGDVFLRKNYTNEQRRFLLGTVAFQPRLARFTYEFWEGDLLTPTLVAYAHERLTQTFFAPLTFKANARRHEEIAAQLPTVPSVRADETLPETTFLALNTGRATGVLRLVERLPPPQPFEREDIVIFKETPLSTTPLRGILVTQPGAPLSHLNLLAKGWGIPNAYVKDADARFRSLVDRWVTLVVTEDGVTVEPAEQIVESERERALSRELRLPRADLRWRALTDLHRQRAQDVVRFGAKSANLGEVAQARIPDVIVPPGFTIPFAHYKAFADRHGVEARVLALLNDDRFHHDPQTRQVELAKLRAFIVAAPFDPALRRAILAKVRREYRGKGLFVRSSTNAEDLPDFSGAGLYTTVPNVVGDEALITAIKTVWASIWNFEAFEAREAARIDHLAVYPAVLIQEGVNADSAGVLVTTNPFDRRDTEGIYINAKRGLGLRVVEGRRVPEQIIYRPQSDTALILTRADDETILTFDVKGGVKEVAGAPNQPVLSAAMIRRLGQVALAIERLFGGKQDIEWLTYQGRLYIVQARPFIERTSLSIQ
- the mog gene encoding molybdopterin adenylyltransferase, whose product is MSSSNIKIGILTVSDRASRGVYADESGPAIVAVLREFIADDWTPITRLVPDEQPLIEAELRRLADDEGCCLVVTTGGTGPAPRDVTPEATEAVCEKLLPGFGELMRAVSLKYVPTAILSRQTAGIRGRCLIVNLPGKPKSIRECLEAVFPAIPYCIDLIGGPYLTGNPERVQVFRPKS
- a CDS encoding AAA-like domain-containing protein; translated protein: MRYFNTAGPCRPDIHYMLSPVERLPGVRRLIDQQAYFVLHAPRQVGKTTLMLTLAQQLTAEGRYTAALLSLETGAPFTDDPRTAEQEIIRAWRIALAAQLPPEQRPAWAETTGVPDLSLSEALAQWARSAGRPVVAFLDEIDALQDNALVSVLRQLRAGYPSRPQSFPWSLALIGLRDVRDYKVASGGSDRLHTASPFNKMDALTLGDFTFDEVAALYRQHTAETGQVFTDEAVAYAYELTHGQPWLVNALARQATEFIQPDPSQPITRDHIEEAKWALIDRRDTHLDSLAERLNEQRVRDIIAPMLAGELLADVSDDDRRYVLDLGLCRLSPAGGLEVANPMYREVIARMLVFPTRAFLPHIPATWLNEAGQLVPERLLERFLSFWWRHGKPLLRSASYPEIAPHIVLMAYLQRVENGGGRVTREYAVGTRRMDVCLAYGEVTVGMALKVWRDGEADPEKEGLEQLEAYLAGLGEQAVGWLVIFDQRRGQPPVAERTRAYAATTPGGRRVTVVRA
- the hpnH gene encoding adenosyl-hopene transferase HpnH is translated as MRFPLRFTLAQARHRAKMERLGRKRYPTVLMLEPLYTCNLACLGCSTERYTGKLSDRLPPEKCFEAVDACGAPIVNICGGEPCLYPELKELLEGLFARDKHVIFCTNALKLEEKLFGVVPPTHRLLLMIHLDGMRETHDYVTNRVGVFDKVIDAIKKAKKLGYNVYLNTTVFRETKVEEVEQLCRLVDELGVNGILISPGYEYQSVKNDIFLNREQIHEKFRAIRAFAKKYKINATPKFLDFAAGLIELPCAPWSTVNYTPKGWKAPCYLIEGEGYFQDFETFWNAVDWGYWESRQDPRCVNCKMHSGSEHSAVEEAMKTLGGKLQLAAWSLGMGV